One Rhizobiales bacterium GAS188 DNA window includes the following coding sequences:
- a CDS encoding acetolactate synthase-1/2/3 large subunit, giving the protein MSNRSAAHYFLEGLTELGIDYIFANLGTDHVSIIEEMARWDQEGRPHPQVILCPHETVAVHMAGGYALATGRGQAVLVHVDAGTANAAMAMQNLFRYRLPVLLMAGRAPYTLRGELPGSRDAYVHFVQDPFDIASIVRPYVKWEYSLPSGVVAKEALRRGHAFMQSDPPGPVYMMLPRETLAETIEGQAMPGFPEAKYGPVQVGGVEPARAEAFAEALMAAKHPIAITAYLGRKPEAVAVLDALARECGIRVVEHNGLDLNIPHDSPCFAGFDPVAAMEGADLGLLLDVDVPFLPKYAPRAAQMRWLQVDIDPLKADFPMWGFATDMRIQGDCTIVLRQVLEIVQARAGAAYRQEAAARLASFAPAREARRQRLAAAAAKLGESDAISPDYLCAVLAGKLGADDIVLNESIRNTLSVQEQIPRTRPRSYVGLGGAGLGYSGGMALGIKLARPDRRVVQIIGDGSFHFSAPDSVYAAAQHYQLPIFTIVLDNRGWQAVKSSTLRVYPKGAAAESDKFLASLESGRQGEERRFEEVARAFGAYGECVRDPEDVSAAIDRCLAALDDGRAAVLTVRVTPL; this is encoded by the coding sequence ATGAGTAACCGATCCGCCGCGCATTATTTTCTCGAAGGTCTCACCGAGCTCGGCATCGACTACATTTTCGCCAATCTCGGCACGGATCACGTCTCGATCATCGAGGAGATGGCCCGCTGGGACCAGGAAGGGCGCCCGCATCCGCAGGTCATCTTGTGCCCGCATGAGACGGTCGCGGTGCATATGGCGGGCGGCTATGCGCTGGCGACCGGGCGCGGCCAGGCCGTCCTCGTGCATGTCGATGCTGGCACGGCGAATGCCGCGATGGCGATGCAGAACCTGTTCCGCTATCGCCTTCCGGTGCTGCTGATGGCCGGGCGTGCGCCCTATACGCTGCGCGGCGAGCTGCCGGGGTCGCGCGACGCCTATGTGCATTTCGTGCAGGATCCCTTCGACATTGCGAGCATCGTGCGCCCCTATGTGAAATGGGAATATTCGCTGCCCTCCGGCGTCGTCGCCAAGGAGGCCCTGCGCCGCGGCCACGCCTTCATGCAGAGCGATCCGCCGGGACCGGTCTACATGATGCTGCCGCGCGAGACCTTGGCCGAGACCATCGAAGGCCAGGCCATGCCCGGCTTTCCCGAGGCGAAATACGGCCCGGTGCAGGTCGGGGGCGTCGAGCCGGCGCGCGCCGAAGCCTTCGCCGAGGCGCTGATGGCGGCCAAGCACCCGATCGCCATCACCGCCTATCTCGGCCGCAAGCCGGAGGCGGTGGCGGTCCTCGATGCATTGGCGCGCGAATGCGGCATCCGCGTCGTCGAGCATAACGGGCTCGATCTCAACATCCCCCATGACTCGCCCTGCTTTGCGGGCTTTGATCCGGTCGCCGCGATGGAGGGCGCCGATCTCGGCCTGCTCCTCGACGTCGATGTGCCGTTCCTGCCGAAATATGCGCCGCGCGCTGCGCAGATGCGCTGGCTGCAGGTCGATATCGATCCGCTGAAGGCCGATTTCCCGATGTGGGGCTTTGCGACCGATATGCGCATCCAGGGCGATTGCACCATTGTGCTGCGCCAGGTGCTGGAGATCGTGCAGGCCCGCGCCGGCGCCGCCTATCGCCAAGAGGCCGCCGCGCGCCTCGCGAGCTTCGCGCCGGCGCGTGAGGCGCGCCGCCAGCGCCTCGCCGCCGCTGCCGCCAAGCTAGGCGAAAGCGATGCCATCTCGCCAGATTATCTGTGCGCGGTGCTCGCCGGCAAGCTCGGCGCGGACGATATCGTCCTCAATGAATCGATCCGCAACACGCTCTCCGTGCAGGAGCAGATCCCGCGCACGAGGCCGCGGAGCTATGTGGGTCTCGGCGGCGCCGGCCTCGGCTATAGCGGCGGCATGGCGCTCGGCATCAAGCTCGCACGTCCGGATCGCCGCGTGGTGCAGATCATCGGCGACGGCTCCTTCCATTTCTCGGCGCCTGATTCCGTCTACGCGGCCGCCCAGCATTACCAGCTGCCGATCTTCACCATCGTGCTCGATAATCGCGGCTGGCAGGCGGTCAAATCCTCGACCTTGCGGGTCTATCCGAAGGGCGCGGCGGCCGAGAGCGACAAGTTCCTGGCGAGCCTCGAAAGTGGCCGCCAGGGCGAGGAGCGGCGCTTCGAGGAGGTGGCCCGTGCCTTCGGCGCCTATGGCGAATGCGTGCGCGATCCTGAGGATGTCTCCGCCGCCATCGACCGTTGCCTCGCGGCGCTCGATGATGGCCGGGCCGCCGTGCTGACGGTGCGCGTCACCCCGCTTTAG
- a CDS encoding Predicted arabinose efflux permease, MFS family has protein sequence MRPTRYEFLIVGLLTLFWGTVGLNRFGIGMIFPVIVPEFQLAGWQMGFLISGTSVTWAIASWIGGYLSDRHGRRRVLLPAVGFVGLMTGAMGLAQGFLSMFLVRDLLGIGDGVGWSVGQATINEESAPHRRGINQAIFTLGYTLIGVGLGAYIITRMTNWLGWRAVFPLIGLVTLLIFAALSLVMREPPSRREATADWRSALGLLRNPSLVFITVAGCAVLSWLQICVGFNVLYLTKIRGFDLVDAGLVASGWGFAGAAGQILVPLASDHFGRRPVVFVSALASAAALALYLAGGYGFWPIFALMMICGFCGFGLLPVVLATCVSETVSDEIRGAALGMTNFFGVIIGTTLMPLVGGVLVDLVSLTATLGIAVVAQLVVAASMLMIKETAPRIVASGEWRIASSQ, from the coding sequence ATGAGACCCACCCGCTACGAATTCTTGATCGTCGGCTTGCTCACCTTGTTCTGGGGCACTGTCGGCCTCAACCGCTTCGGCATCGGCATGATCTTTCCGGTGATCGTGCCGGAGTTCCAGCTGGCGGGCTGGCAGATGGGCTTCTTGATCTCCGGCACCTCCGTGACCTGGGCGATCGCGAGCTGGATCGGCGGCTACTTGTCGGATCGCCATGGGCGGCGGCGGGTGCTGCTGCCGGCCGTCGGCTTCGTCGGGCTGATGACCGGTGCGATGGGGCTCGCGCAAGGCTTCCTGTCGATGTTCCTCGTCCGCGACCTGTTGGGTATCGGCGACGGGGTCGGCTGGTCGGTCGGCCAGGCGACCATCAACGAGGAATCGGCGCCGCATCGGCGCGGCATCAATCAGGCGATCTTCACCCTCGGCTATACGCTGATCGGCGTCGGCCTCGGGGCCTACATCATCACCCGCATGACCAACTGGCTCGGCTGGCGCGCCGTCTTCCCGCTCATCGGCCTCGTCACCTTGCTGATCTTTGCCGCCTTGAGCCTCGTCATGCGCGAGCCGCCGTCGCGCCGCGAGGCGACCGCCGATTGGCGGAGCGCGCTTGGCCTTTTGCGCAATCCTTCGCTCGTCTTCATCACCGTCGCGGGCTGCGCCGTTCTCTCCTGGCTGCAGATCTGCGTCGGCTTCAACGTCCTCTACCTCACGAAGATCCGCGGCTTCGACCTGGTCGATGCCGGCCTCGTCGCTTCGGGCTGGGGCTTCGCCGGCGCCGCCGGGCAGATCCTGGTGCCGCTCGCCTCCGACCATTTCGGACGCCGCCCGGTTGTCTTCGTGAGCGCCCTCGCAAGCGCCGCGGCGCTCGCCCTCTATCTCGCCGGAGGCTATGGCTTTTGGCCGATCTTCGCCCTCATGATGATCTGCGGGTTCTGCGGCTTCGGCCTACTGCCGGTGGTGCTCGCGACTTGCGTGAGTGAGACCGTCTCGGACGAGATCAGGGGCGCGGCGCTCGGCATGACCAATTTCTTCGGCGTGATCATCGGCACCACCCTCATGCCGCTCGTCGGCGGTGTGCTTGTCGACCTCGTCAGCCTCACCGCCACTCTGGGAATCGCGGTCGTGGCGCAACTCGTCGTCGCGGCATCGATGCTGATGATCAAGGAGACAGCGCCGCGCATCGTCGCGAGCGGGGAGTGGCGAATAGCGAGTAGCCAGTAG
- a CDS encoding 2-polyprenyl-6-methoxyphenol hydroxylase gives MTDRNTQAPRRIAIVGGGICGLTLALDLHQRGIASDVYERAPEIKELGVGITVLPHGMREFEALGLGGKLLAQGIENRESCFFNRFGQLIYKEPRGKLAGYASPEIGLHRGRLHRVLYEAARERLGAEHVITDRDCVGVEQDEHGATLHLCRTSTGRKIASVHAHAVIACDGVNSAIRRQFYPQEELAFAGINTWRGVTRRKPILTGRSYLRIGSILTGKIVIYPIIDDVDGEGNQLINWTTEIKSSSFVKNDWNEPGNIDDFIHLYEGFRFDWLDVPEMIRNAELLLEYPMVDKDPVGRWSFGRVTLAGDAAHPMYPRGSNGSAQAVIDARVLADCLRREADPQQAFLAYEAERREATAKVVRTNREHPPDFINIKVEELVGDRPFANLDDFITQDELRALSESYKRVAGFSVADAGGAGRG, from the coding sequence ATGACCGATCGGAACACGCAAGCGCCCCGCAGGATCGCCATCGTCGGCGGCGGCATTTGCGGCTTGACCCTGGCGCTCGACCTGCATCAGCGCGGCATCGCTTCCGACGTTTACGAGCGCGCGCCCGAGATCAAGGAGCTCGGTGTCGGCATCACGGTGCTGCCGCATGGGATGCGCGAATTCGAGGCGCTCGGCCTCGGCGGCAAGCTGCTGGCGCAAGGCATCGAGAACCGCGAGAGCTGCTTCTTCAACCGCTTCGGCCAGCTGATCTACAAGGAGCCGCGCGGCAAGCTCGCGGGCTACGCCTCCCCCGAGATCGGCCTGCATCGCGGCCGCCTGCATCGCGTGCTCTACGAGGCGGCCCGCGAGCGGCTGGGCGCCGAGCATGTGATCACCGATCGCGACTGCGTCGGCGTCGAGCAGGACGAGCATGGCGCGACGCTGCATCTCTGCAGGACATCGACCGGACGCAAGATCGCCTCGGTGCACGCCCACGCAGTCATCGCCTGCGACGGCGTCAATTCCGCCATTCGCCGGCAGTTCTACCCGCAAGAAGAGCTCGCCTTCGCCGGCATCAACACCTGGCGCGGCGTGACGCGCCGCAAGCCCATCTTGACCGGGCGTTCCTATCTGCGGATCGGCTCGATCCTGACCGGCAAGATCGTCATCTATCCGATCATCGATGATGTGGACGGCGAGGGCAATCAGCTCATCAACTGGACGACCGAGATCAAGAGCTCCTCATTCGTCAAGAACGACTGGAACGAGCCGGGCAATATCGACGACTTCATCCATCTCTATGAGGGCTTCCGCTTCGACTGGCTCGACGTGCCCGAGATGATCCGCAATGCCGAGCTGCTGCTCGAATATCCGATGGTCGACAAGGATCCGGTCGGCCGCTGGAGCTTTGGGCGGGTGACGCTCGCGGGCGATGCCGCCCATCCGATGTATCCGCGCGGCTCGAACGGCTCGGCGCAGGCCGTCATCGATGCCCGCGTGCTCGCCGATTGCCTGCGGCGCGAGGCCGATCCGCAGCAGGCGTTCCTGGCCTATGAGGCGGAGCGGCGCGAGGCGACCGCCAAGGTAGTGCGCACCAATCGCGAGCATCCGCCGGATTTCATCAACATCAAGGTCGAGGAGCTGGTGGGCGACCGCCCCTTCGCCAATCTCGACGATTTCATCACCCAGGACGAGCTGCGCGCCTTGTCGGAGAGCTATAAGCGCGTCGCCGGGTTTTCGGTTGCGGATGCGGGGGGCGCCGGGCGCGGATAG
- a CDS encoding N-acetylglucosamine 6-phosphate deacetylase — translation MTAGLFDLQVNGFAGVDFNDPAITAEALDEALEAMRRTGVTLCLPTIITARPGELAARLEALDRAVAASRLGPAMCPGFHLEGPFLNPAEGYRGCHPHEAMTAADPALIARLERNLSRPILLITLAPEIDGALELIAAAAAGGKVTAIGHSAATGEILARAVAAGLKLSTHLGNGVLRQLHKFDNTIFAQLAEDRLVADFIADGIHVPPHALKVMLRAKGFERTILTTDAVSAAAAPPGSHPFAGFTVERDADGSVHLPGQATLAGSSLTLDDAVRNVVNWGLASFEEAIAMASTHPRRLMAPSFAAHGLAPGSGRVTWSQAMQVETAELEGS, via the coding sequence GTGACGGCGGGCCTGTTCGACCTGCAGGTCAACGGCTTCGCGGGCGTCGATTTCAACGACCCCGCCATCACGGCCGAGGCCCTGGACGAGGCGCTCGAGGCGATGCGCCGCACCGGCGTCACGCTCTGCCTGCCGACCATCATCACGGCGAGGCCTGGCGAGCTCGCGGCGCGCCTCGAAGCCCTCGATCGCGCCGTGGCGGCGAGCCGGCTAGGCCCTGCCATGTGCCCGGGTTTTCACCTCGAAGGCCCGTTCCTGAACCCGGCCGAAGGCTATCGCGGCTGTCATCCGCACGAGGCGATGACGGCTGCCGACCCCGCTTTGATCGCCAGGCTCGAGAGAAACCTGTCGCGCCCCATCCTGCTGATCACGCTCGCGCCCGAGATCGACGGCGCGCTGGAGCTGATCGCCGCAGCGGCCGCAGGCGGCAAGGTCACGGCCATTGGCCACAGCGCCGCTACGGGCGAGATCCTGGCGCGCGCCGTCGCGGCCGGGCTGAAGCTGTCGACCCATCTCGGCAATGGCGTGCTGCGCCAATTGCACAAATTCGACAACACCATCTTCGCCCAGCTGGCCGAGGATCGCCTAGTTGCCGATTTCATCGCCGACGGCATCCATGTCCCACCGCATGCCCTGAAGGTCATGCTGCGGGCGAAAGGCTTCGAGCGCACCATCCTGACGACGGATGCCGTCTCCGCCGCGGCTGCTCCGCCCGGCAGCCACCCCTTCGCCGGTTTCACCGTCGAGCGCGATGCCGACGGCTCGGTGCATCTGCCGGGGCAGGCGACGCTCGCCGGCTCATCCCTCACCCTCGATGACGCGGTACGCAATGTCGTGAACTGGGGCCTGGCGAGCTTCGAAGAGGCGATCGCCATGGCCTCGACCCATCCGCGCCGGCTGATGGCGCCGAGCTTCGCTGCCCATGGGCTTGCGCCCGGATCGGGCCGGGTGACCTGGTCACAGGCGATGCAGGTCGAGACGGCGGAGCTGGAGGGGAGTTGA
- a CDS encoding glucosamine-6-phosphate deaminase encodes MGVKIEILSDKAALGEAAAAAGIAAIRAAIAERDEATIFVATGMSQFEMLGRLVSAEGIDWSKVTAFHLDEYVGLASDHQASFRRYLRERFVAPLPRLKAFIPVEGDAADTQAELARLNGLLAGREVDVGFAGIGENCHLAFNDPPADFTAEAPYLLVELDEACRRQQLGEGWFATLADVPRRAISMSISQILKAQRLIISVPDARKAKAVQAAVEGEVSPLFPASILQRHADCSLFLDPPAASLLARS; translated from the coding sequence TTGGGCGTGAAGATCGAGATCCTTTCCGACAAGGCGGCGCTGGGTGAAGCCGCCGCGGCCGCCGGCATCGCCGCCATCCGCGCCGCGATCGCCGAGCGCGATGAGGCCACCATCTTCGTCGCGACCGGCATGAGCCAGTTCGAGATGCTGGGGCGTCTCGTCTCGGCCGAGGGCATCGACTGGTCGAAGGTGACGGCCTTCCATCTCGACGAATATGTCGGCCTCGCCTCTGACCACCAGGCGAGCTTTCGCCGTTATCTGCGCGAGCGCTTCGTCGCACCGCTGCCGCGGCTGAAGGCCTTCATCCCGGTCGAGGGCGATGCCGCCGACACGCAAGCCGAGCTCGCGCGGCTCAACGGCCTCCTCGCCGGCCGTGAGGTCGATGTCGGCTTTGCCGGCATCGGTGAGAATTGCCATCTCGCCTTCAACGATCCGCCGGCGGACTTCACCGCCGAGGCGCCCTATCTCCTGGTCGAGCTCGACGAGGCCTGCCGGCGCCAGCAATTGGGGGAGGGCTGGTTCGCGACGCTCGCCGATGTGCCGCGCCGCGCCATCTCGATGAGCATCAGCCAGATCCTGAAAGCCCAGCGCCTGATCATCAGCGTGCCGGATGCCCGCAAGGCAAAGGCCGTGCAGGCGGCCGTCGAAGGCGAGGTGTCGCCGCTCTTTCCGGCCTCGATCCTGCAGCGCCATGCGGATTGCAGCCTCTTCCTCGATCCGCCCGCCGCATCCTTGCTGGCGCGCTCGTGA
- a CDS encoding NADP-dependent 3-hydroxy acid dehydrogenase YdfG, giving the protein MTDASAAKALIIGVGDGLSASLARLLAREGYTLALASRDTAKLKALAAETKASTHRCDASDPAEVEALFKAVGDLDVMIYNPSYRVRGPLVELDPAEVKRTLEITAFGAFLAGQQAARSMLKRRKGVIIFTGASAGVKGYPLSAPFAMGKFALRGLAQSMARELHPQGVHIAHVVVDGGIRSARRPDPEGRDAMLDPDSIAESYLHLIRQKRDSWSWEIEVRPWGETF; this is encoded by the coding sequence ATGACCGATGCATCTGCGGCCAAAGCGCTCATCATCGGCGTCGGCGATGGGCTCTCGGCCTCGCTGGCACGCCTCCTGGCTCGCGAAGGCTACACCCTCGCGCTCGCCTCGCGCGATACGGCTAAGCTCAAAGCTCTCGCCGCCGAGACCAAGGCGAGCACGCATCGCTGCGATGCGTCGGATCCGGCAGAGGTCGAAGCCTTGTTCAAGGCGGTCGGCGACCTCGATGTCATGATCTACAATCCGTCGTATCGGGTGCGCGGCCCGCTCGTCGAGCTCGACCCCGCCGAGGTCAAGCGCACGCTCGAGATCACGGCCTTCGGTGCCTTCCTCGCCGGCCAGCAGGCGGCGCGCTCCATGCTCAAGCGCCGCAAGGGCGTGATCATCTTCACCGGCGCCTCGGCCGGCGTGAAGGGATACCCGCTCTCCGCTCCCTTTGCGATGGGCAAGTTCGCGCTGCGCGGCCTCGCCCAATCGATGGCGCGCGAGTTGCACCCGCAAGGCGTGCATATCGCCCATGTGGTGGTCGATGGCGGCATCCGTTCGGCGCGCCGGCCAGATCCCGAGGGGCGCGACGCCATGCTCGATCCGGATTCGATCGCCGAGAGCTATCTCCACCTGATCCGCCAGAAGCGCGACTCATGGTCTTGGGAGATCGAGGTCAGGCCCTGGGGCGAGACTTTCTGA
- a CDS encoding signal recognition particle subunit FFH/SRP54 (srp54) produces MFDGLSSRLSGILDKLTRRGALTDADVAEALREVRRALLEADVALDVVRSFTDKVRARAVGAEVVKSVTPGQMVVKIVHDTLVDTLGAEAEPISLNAVPPVPILMVGLQGSGKTTTTAKIAKRLTERQGKRVLMASLDTRRPAAMEQLAVLGQQVGVDTLPIMAGQNAVQIARRAVEAARLGGYDVVMLDTAGRTTVDDELMDEAAQVKAATNPHETLLVADALTGQDAVNTARAFEGRLDLTGIVLTRIDGDGRGGAALSMRAVTGKPIKLMGVGEKVDALEDFHPSRIANRILGMGDIVSLVEKAAETIDHDKALAIAEKMRKGRFDLTDLREQLTQMAKLGGMGGIMGMIPGIAKMKDQIANAGIDDRMVKRQVAIIDSMTPQERANPDILKASRKRRIAAGSGTTPEHINRLLKMHRQMADMMKMMGRGKGGMMGKMASMFGLGGGADPLAGLDLSKLTPEQLETIKQQLGGQLPAGFPGTPGASVPNGAGSAPRIPAAPPPGLIGTAKSPSLPGLGTKLPGLGGGFPGLPGGFNPFGGRKK; encoded by the coding sequence ATGTTCGACGGCCTTTCCTCCCGCCTCTCCGGCATCCTCGACAAGCTCACGCGCCGCGGCGCGCTGACTGACGCCGATGTCGCGGAGGCGCTGCGCGAAGTGCGCCGGGCCCTGCTCGAGGCGGATGTGGCGCTCGACGTGGTGCGCTCCTTCACCGACAAGGTGCGGGCGCGCGCTGTCGGCGCCGAGGTGGTCAAATCGGTCACCCCCGGCCAGATGGTCGTCAAGATCGTGCACGACACGCTCGTCGACACGCTCGGCGCCGAGGCGGAACCGATTTCGCTGAATGCCGTGCCGCCCGTGCCGATCCTGATGGTCGGCCTGCAGGGCTCGGGCAAGACCACGACCACGGCCAAGATCGCCAAGCGCCTGACCGAACGCCAGGGCAAGCGCGTGCTGATGGCTTCGCTCGACACGCGCCGCCCGGCCGCCATGGAGCAGCTCGCCGTGCTCGGCCAGCAGGTCGGCGTCGACACCTTGCCGATCATGGCCGGCCAGAACGCCGTGCAGATCGCGCGGCGCGCCGTCGAGGCGGCAAGGCTCGGCGGCTATGACGTGGTCATGCTCGACACGGCCGGCCGCACCACGGTCGATGACGAGCTGATGGATGAAGCGGCGCAAGTGAAGGCTGCGACCAATCCGCATGAGACGCTGCTCGTCGCGGATGCGCTGACCGGCCAGGACGCCGTCAACACGGCGCGCGCCTTCGAAGGCCGGCTCGACCTCACCGGCATCGTGCTCACCCGCATCGACGGCGATGGGCGCGGGGGCGCGGCGTTGTCGATGCGTGCCGTCACCGGCAAGCCGATCAAGCTGATGGGCGTCGGCGAGAAGGTCGATGCGCTCGAGGATTTCCACCCCTCGCGCATCGCGAACCGCATCCTCGGCATGGGCGATATCGTCTCGCTGGTCGAGAAAGCCGCGGAGACCATCGATCACGACAAGGCGCTCGCCATCGCCGAGAAGATGCGCAAGGGCCGCTTCGACCTCACCGATCTGCGCGAGCAGCTCACCCAGATGGCGAAGCTCGGCGGCATGGGCGGCATCATGGGCATGATCCCCGGCATCGCCAAGATGAAGGACCAGATCGCCAATGCCGGCATCGACGATCGCATGGTCAAGCGCCAGGTCGCCATCATCGATTCGATGACGCCGCAGGAGCGCGCCAATCCGGATATCCTCAAGGCCTCCCGCAAGCGCCGCATCGCGGCCGGCTCAGGCACGACGCCCGAGCACATCAACCGCCTGCTCAAGATGCACCGCCAGATGGCGGACATGATGAAGATGATGGGCCGCGGCAAGGGCGGCATGATGGGCAAGATGGCCTCGATGTTCGGCCTCGGCGGCGGCGCCGATCCGCTCGCCGGCCTCGACCTCTCGAAGCTCACGCCCGAGCAGCTCGAAACCATCAAGCAGCAGCTGGGCGGACAATTGCCGGCGGGCTTCCCGGGCACGCCTGGCGCCTCGGTGCCGAATGGTGCGGGCTCCGCCCCGCGCATTCCCGCCGCGCCGCCGCCCGGCCTCATCGGCACGGCGAAATCGCCCTCGCTTCCGGGGCTCGGAACCAAGCTACCAGGGTTAGGAGGCGGCTTTCCGGGCCTGCCCGGCGGCTTCAACCCGTTCGGGGGACGCAAGAAATGA
- a CDS encoding SSU ribosomal protein S16P → MSLKIRLTRRGAKKRPFYAIVVADARAPRDGRFIEKIGTYNPMLAKDGPTKRVELDIEKAKAWMAKGAQPTDRVLRFLDAEGVLKRAPRNNPNKAVPGTKAKERAAAKAAAAEGAAAAPAA, encoded by the coding sequence ATGTCGCTGAAGATCCGCCTGACCCGCCGCGGCGCCAAGAAGCGCCCCTTCTACGCCATCGTCGTCGCCGATGCGCGCGCCCCGCGCGACGGCCGCTTCATTGAGAAGATCGGCACCTACAACCCGATGCTGGCCAAGGACGGCCCGACCAAGCGCGTCGAGCTCGACATCGAGAAGGCCAAGGCCTGGATGGCGAAGGGGGCGCAGCCCACCGATCGCGTGCTGCGCTTCCTCGATGCCGAAGGCGTGCTGAAGCGCGCCCCGCGCAACAACCCGAACAAGGCCGTGCCCGGCACCAAGGCCAAGGAGCGCGCCGCCGCCAAGGCCGCCGCCGCCGAAGGCGCCGCAGCAGCCCCCGCGGCCTGA
- a CDS encoding Predicted N-acyltransferase yields the protein MSQTRPLKLSYDGELGPPRASRRGEPASFNPRSPALRVEWRNAASEIPAELWERCFPSPLEGPWLYATLEQSQLDEQFSFAYALVMRGDAVIAIAPVFTAILPISLIVPSFVDKAFRLGGRLLEPLRFQKTLFVGSPCSDEGSVGTVPGVTLADVAPTLQRAVWERARQCGAASLVWKDFPEACWPALRGIARQAGLGEAVSYPGTRILNIDGGFEAYLQRLTGNRRHNLRKKLRQSRSHVDIETEILSEVDDAVIEEVWGLFQNTYGRATTKFERLTRRFWEIVTRQPQSRLIVLRERKSRKAVAFMLVILQGRRAINKFIGIDYDLGDKAYLYFRLWEEFMRFAMSAGAQEVQSGQTGYRAKLDVGHELVPLSNFFRYRNPVIQMIASFVAKRISWNSLDENLERAAQSRGWRKPSGGARD from the coding sequence TCAGTTACGACGGCGAATTGGGGCCGCCTCGCGCCTCCAGGCGCGGCGAACCGGCGAGCTTCAATCCGCGCTCCCCGGCGCTGCGGGTCGAATGGCGCAATGCCGCGAGCGAGATCCCGGCCGAGCTATGGGAGCGCTGCTTCCCGTCGCCGCTCGAAGGACCTTGGCTTTATGCGACCCTCGAACAATCGCAGCTCGATGAGCAGTTCAGCTTCGCCTATGCGCTGGTCATGCGCGGCGATGCGGTCATCGCGATCGCGCCGGTGTTCACCGCGATCTTGCCGATTTCACTGATCGTGCCAAGCTTCGTGGACAAGGCCTTCCGGCTCGGCGGGCGCCTTCTCGAGCCTCTGCGCTTCCAGAAGACCTTGTTCGTCGGCTCGCCCTGCTCCGATGAAGGCAGCGTCGGCACCGTGCCGGGAGTGACGCTCGCCGATGTTGCCCCGACGCTGCAGCGCGCCGTCTGGGAGCGGGCGCGCCAATGCGGTGCGGCGAGCTTGGTATGGAAGGATTTCCCCGAAGCCTGTTGGCCGGCCTTGCGCGGCATCGCGCGCCAAGCGGGCCTCGGCGAGGCGGTGAGCTATCCCGGCACGCGCATCTTGAACATCGATGGCGGCTTCGAGGCTTATCTGCAGCGCCTGACCGGAAACCGGCGTCACAATCTGCGCAAGAAGCTGCGCCAGTCCCGCAGCCATGTCGATATCGAGACCGAGATCCTGTCTGAGGTCGACGATGCCGTGATCGAGGAGGTCTGGGGCCTGTTCCAGAACACGTATGGCCGGGCGACCACCAAGTTCGAACGCCTGACCCGGAGGTTCTGGGAAATCGTGACGCGTCAGCCGCAAAGCCGGCTGATCGTGCTGCGCGAGCGCAAGAGCCGCAAGGCCGTCGCCTTCATGCTGGTGATCTTGCAGGGCAGGCGCGCCATCAACAAATTCATCGGCATCGACTATGATCTCGGCGACAAGGCCTATCTGTATTTCCGGCTCTGGGAAGAGTTCATGCGCTTCGCCATGAGCGCGGGCGCGCAGGAAGTCCAGAGCGGCCAGACCGGCTATCGCGCCAAGCTCGATGTCGGGCACGAATTGGTGCCGTTGAGCAATTTCTTCCGCTACCGCAACCCGGTGATCCAGATGATCGCCTCCTTCGTGGCGAAGCGCATCTCCTGGAATTCCCTCGACGAGAATCTCGAGCGGGCCGCCCAGTCGCGCGGCTGGCGCAAGCCGAGCGGCGGCGCCCGAGACTGA